One window from the genome of Elaeis guineensis isolate ETL-2024a chromosome 5, EG11, whole genome shotgun sequence encodes:
- the LOC105035192 gene encoding pentatricopeptide repeat-containing protein At1g73710 yields the protein MSLRRCCCAGAPPRPGSYLHSPPRPFDFFLPPLPLSPLPIKPTRVFQGFKPHRSLPRRQAQKTPGAGSLHSTLRALESEPIEDLDDEALDSLVGDLSPKELTVVLKRQRDWRRALRVFRRIRSRKDYLANPIHYNIVLRTLGRARRWDELRLCWIDMAKDGVLPTNNTYATLIDAYGKAGLVKEALLWLKHMKARGISPDEVSMNTVVRILKDSRQFDQGERFFRGWCDGRVELDCLDIDFNESDSISPKHFLLTELFKSGGRAPVSSVAVALKEGPRKPRLAATYNTLIDLYGKAGRLKDASDAFAEMLRSGISPDTITFNTMINICGSHGHLREAESLLDKMEERRVLPDTKTFNIFMSMYASVGNTEVVLTYYNKIREMGLCQDIVSHRIILQLLCERKMVQEVENVIDEMMELGAHVDEQSLPVVMKMYIDERLLDKANIFFEKHCSGGGISSKNYAAIMDAYADKGLWKEAEDVFFGKRNIGFKRDVVEYNVMIKAYGRAKLYDKALSVFEHMRSCGTWPDECTYNSLIQMLVSGDLLERARELLARMREVGFKPRCETFSAVIAGYSRKSLISEAIEVYHLMKTSGVEPNEIVYGSLIDAFAEAGKVDEALHCYNLMEESGLNVNQIVLTSVIKAYSTIGYWREAQKLYAKMKNMKGGPDIIASNCMINLYAGLGMVSEAKLIFDDLIRNGQADGVSYATMMYLYKSMGMLDEANDVAQAVQKSGLLTDPASYNSVMASYLVNGKLRECAELLHQMLAQRILPDASTFKTLFTVLKKGGIPSEAVSQLESSYNEGRPYARQAIITSLFSVVGLHAFALEYCDAFVSAEVALDSFAYNVAIYAYSASGQVDKALNLFMRMQDDALKPDLVTFIYLAGCYGKAGMVEGLRRIYGLLKYGEIEPNESLYKALIDAYEDAGKHDLAEMVDQEMRFSIHTEKSDKSENEND from the coding sequence ATGAGCCTTCGCCGCTGCTGCTGCGCCGGAGCACCACCACGCCCCGGCAGCTATCTCCACTCCCCACCACGACCGTTTGATTtcttcctccctcctctccctctttctcccctTCCTATCAAACCCACCAGGGTTTTTCAAGGGTTTAAGCCCCATCGCTCCCTCCCCCGTCGCCAGGCCCAGAAAACACCAGGCGCCGGCTCCCTCCACTCCACCCTCCGAGCCCTCGAATCTGAACCCATCGAGGACTTAGATGACGAAGCCCTCGATTCCCTCGTCGGCGATCTCTCTCCCAAGGAGCTGACCGTCGTTCTCAAGCGGCAGAGGGATTGGCGCCGAGCGCTTCGTGTATTCAGGCGGATAAGATCCCGAAAAGACTACCTTGCGAACCCGATTCACTACAACATCGTGCTCCGGACCCTCGGCCGGGCTCGGCGGTGGGACGAGCTGCGGCTCTGCTGGATTGACATGGCGAAAGATGGCGTCTTGCCCACCAACAACACCTATGCCACCCTCATCGACGCCTACGGGAAGGCGGGACTCGTAAAGGAGGCTCTTTTATGGCTCAAGCACATGAAAGCCAGGGGAATTTCCCCAGATGAAGTTAGCATGAATACCGTTGTCAGGATTTTGAAGGATTCCCGTCAGTTTGATCAGGGGGAGAGGTTTTTCAGGGGATGGTGTGACGGGAGAGTCGAATTGGATTGTCTTGATATCGATTTCAATGAGTCAGATTCCATCAGTCCGAAGCATTTCCTTCTCACTGAGCTCTTCAAATCTGGAGGGCGAGCCCCTGTTTCTAGTGTTGCTGTTGCTCTGAAGGAGGGTCCCCGAAAGCCACGGCTTGCTGCTACTTACAATACTTTGATCGATTTGTATGGCAAGGCGGGCAGGCTTAAGGATGCTTCGGATGCTTTTGCTGAGATGTTGAGGTCAGGTATTTCTCCCGATACGATCACCTTTAATACCATGATAAATATTTGTGGGTCACATGGGCATTTGCGCGAGGCTGAGTCATTGCTTGATAAAATGGAAGAGAGAAGAGTTCTTCCTGATACCAAAACATTCAACATTTTTATGTCAATGTACGCTTCAGTGGGAAACACTGAGGTTGTGTTGACGTATTATAATAAGATTAGGGAGATGGGTCTTTGTCAGGATATTGTGAGCCATAGAATAATATTGCAGCTATTGTGTGAGAGGAAGATGGTTCAAGAAGTAGAGAACGTAATCGATGAAATGATGGAACTGGGCGCCCATGTAGATGAGCAGTCGTTGCCTGTTGTTATGAAGATGTACATTGATGAAAGGTTGCTTGACAAGgcgaatattttttttgaaaagcattGCAGCGGTGGAGGGATTTCTTCCAAGAATTACGCTGCCATTATGGATGCTTATGCTGATAAGGGCTTGTGGAAGGAGGCTGAGGATGTCTTCTTTGGGAAAAGAAATATTGGGTTTAAAAGGGATGTAGTGGAGTACAATGTGATGATAAAAGCTTATGGTAGGGCAAAGCTATATGATAAAGCTCTCTCTGTGTTTGAGCACATGAGAAGTTGTGGGACTTGGCCGGATGAATGCACATATAACTCACTCATTCAAATGCTTGTTAGTGGTGATTTGCTGGAAAGAGCAAGGGAATTATTGGCTAGAATGAGAGAGGTGGGGTTCAAACCTAGATGCGAGACCTTTTCTGCTGTCATTGCAGGTTATTCAAGGAAAAGTTTGATTTCTGAAGCCATTGAGGTCTACCATTTAATGAAGACCTCAGGTGTCGAACCAAATGAAATTGTCTATGGCTCATTAATAGATGCATTTGCAGAGGCTGGGAAAGTTGATGAAGCACTTCACTGTTATAACTTGATGGAAGAATCTGGACTTAATGTTAATCAGATAGTTCTTACATCTGTGATTAAGGCTTATAGTACGATTGGCTACTGGAGAGAAGCTCAGAAGCTGTATGcaaagatgaagaacatgaaaggTGGTCCAGATATAATTGCCTCAAATTGCATGATCAATCTTTATGCAGGTCTTGGGATGGTGAGTGAAGCGAAATTGATTTTTGATGACTTGATAAGAAATGGTCAGGCTGATGGTGTTTCGTATGCAACAATGATGTATCTTTACAAGAGCATGGGCATGCTAGATGAGGCAAATGATGTTGCTCAGGCAGTGCAGAAGTCAGGCTTGCTTACTGATCCAGCTTCATATAACAGTGTAATGGCTTCCTATCTGGTCAATGGGAAGCTAAGAGAATGTGCTGAACTGTTACATCAGATGCTGGCACAAAGAATATTACCTGATGCCTCAACATTCAAAACACTATTTACTGTGTTAAAGAAAGGAGGTATCCCATCTGAGGCAGTCTCCCAGCTAGAGTCATCTTACAATGAGGGAAGACCTTATGCAAGGCAGGCAATAATTACCTCCTTGTTCTCAGTGGTAGGATTGCATGCATTTGCACTAGAATACTGTGATGCCTTTGTCTCTGCTGAGGTTGCTCTTGACTCCTTTGCATATAATGTTGCAATTTATGCATATAGTGCCTCAGGACAGGTTGATAAAGCCTTGAATCTGTTCATGAGAATGCAAGATGATGCACTGAAACCAGACCTTGTTACTTTCATATATTTGGCTGGTTGTTATGGGAAAGCAGGAATGGTTGAAGGATTAAGGCGCATTTATGGCCTACTGAAATATGGGGAAATTGAGCCTAATGAATCTCTTTACAAGGCTCTTATAGATGCCTATGAGGATGCTGGCAAACATGATCTTGCGGAAATGGTGGATCAAGAGATGAGATTTAGCATTCATACAGAAAAGAGTGATAAATCAGAAAATGAAAATGATTAA